The Latilactobacillus sakei subsp. sakei DSM 20017 = JCM 1157 genome includes a window with the following:
- the mutL gene encoding DNA mismatch repair endonuclease MutL — protein MGKIHELSEILSNQIAAGEVIERPASVVKELVENAIDANSTQVDIVVEQAGLQMIQVIDNGDGIEPEDVPVAFKRHATSKIATRQDLFKIQSLGFRGEALASIASVSDLTIETATADSLGTFAHFKGGLLEEQKTNPIRPGTAITVRDLFFNTPARLKYVKTFQTELANIVDIVNRLAMSHPQIAFTLTNDDHLLLKTAGNNDLKQTIAGIYGVTMAKKLLAVSASDLDFKLTGYVSLPELTRATRNYLSILINGRFIKNYQLNKAIIKGYGSKLMVGRYPIAVLAIEMDPLLIDVNVHPTKQEVRLSKETALMTLIEGAIKERLATENLIPDAMQNLKRTKTVDVDQLQMNLNQITQERRHPSGTVRPVSPMPIPVKTVTPEIAETETPLAAPTAKAPSMTPERPLFEQPQALAEWDQKYATEAVGKPFGDQVIDETDESEENVVEPTVRFPELRYIGQLHSTFLLAEGEDGFYILDQHAAQERIKYEYYREKIGEVSTSVQNLLVPLVLEYPNSDALKIQEKTELLASVGIQLENFGQNSFVVHSHPTWIEQGQEEMTIRGMIDDVLKDGRISIAQFREKTAIMMSCKQSIKAHHHLDDTQAKALLADLAKTENPFNCPHGRPVLIHYTQKDLEKMFKRIQEPHHSWEGE, from the coding sequence ATGGGGAAAATTCATGAACTGTCGGAAATTCTGAGTAATCAAATTGCGGCGGGGGAAGTGATTGAACGCCCCGCCTCAGTGGTCAAGGAATTGGTTGAAAACGCGATTGATGCTAATAGTACGCAAGTCGATATTGTTGTTGAACAGGCCGGTTTACAGATGATTCAAGTGATCGATAACGGTGACGGGATTGAACCAGAAGATGTGCCAGTCGCCTTTAAGCGGCATGCCACCAGTAAGATTGCGACTCGGCAAGATTTGTTCAAGATTCAATCGCTAGGGTTTCGGGGTGAAGCGTTAGCTAGTATCGCGTCCGTTTCCGATTTAACGATTGAAACGGCAACTGCGGACTCTCTAGGAACCTTTGCTCATTTTAAGGGTGGTCTGTTAGAGGAACAAAAAACAAATCCGATTCGACCGGGGACGGCGATTACGGTGCGGGATTTATTCTTTAATACACCGGCACGATTGAAATACGTGAAGACTTTTCAAACCGAATTGGCGAATATCGTCGATATCGTCAATCGGCTAGCAATGAGTCATCCACAGATTGCCTTTACGCTAACCAATGATGACCATCTACTTTTAAAAACGGCCGGCAACAATGATTTAAAACAAACGATTGCTGGTATTTATGGCGTCACCATGGCCAAGAAACTCTTAGCCGTGAGTGCTTCGGATTTAGATTTTAAACTAACGGGCTACGTGTCATTGCCGGAATTAACGCGGGCAACGCGCAATTATTTGTCGATTTTAATTAATGGTCGGTTTATTAAAAATTACCAATTGAATAAGGCCATTATCAAGGGCTACGGTTCTAAATTGATGGTCGGACGCTATCCAATCGCCGTCTTAGCGATTGAGATGGATCCGCTATTGATCGATGTCAACGTGCATCCAACAAAACAGGAAGTCCGCTTAAGCAAAGAAACTGCCTTGATGACCTTGATTGAAGGGGCAATCAAAGAAAGACTGGCAACCGAGAATTTAATTCCAGATGCCATGCAGAATTTGAAACGGACCAAGACGGTAGATGTTGATCAGCTCCAGATGAATTTAAACCAAATTACACAAGAACGACGGCACCCAAGCGGTACGGTGCGACCAGTCAGTCCAATGCCAATCCCAGTAAAAACGGTAACACCCGAAATTGCGGAAACCGAAACGCCGTTAGCCGCACCAACTGCTAAAGCGCCATCGATGACACCGGAGCGGCCCTTATTTGAGCAACCCCAGGCATTGGCCGAGTGGGATCAGAAGTACGCGACAGAAGCGGTTGGAAAGCCGTTTGGTGATCAAGTGATAGACGAAACGGACGAAAGTGAAGAAAACGTAGTCGAACCCACTGTTCGGTTCCCAGAGTTACGCTACATTGGGCAACTGCATAGTACTTTCTTATTAGCGGAAGGCGAAGATGGCTTTTATATCTTGGATCAACACGCTGCGCAAGAACGGATTAAGTACGAATATTACCGAGAAAAAATTGGGGAAGTCAGCACCTCTGTGCAAAACTTGTTAGTACCACTTGTTTTGGAATATCCGAATAGTGATGCGCTAAAGATTCAGGAAAAAACTGAACTTTTAGCCTCAGTCGGAATCCAATTAGAAAATTTCGGGCAGAATAGTTTTGTGGTCCACAGTCACCCAACTTGGATTGAACAGGGACAAGAGGAAATGACGATTCGTGGGATGATTGACGATGTTTTAAAAGACGGTCGCATTAGCATTGCCCAATTCCGTGAGAAGACGGCGATTATGATGAGCTGTAAGCAATCGATTAAAGCGCACCATCATTTAGATGATACCCAGGCTAAAGCACTTTTAGCTGATCTAGCGAAGACCGAGAATCCGTTTAATTGTCCCCATGGGCGCCCGGTTTTGATTCACTATACGCAAAAAGATTTGGAAAAGATGTTTAAACGGATTCAAGAACCACATCATAGTTGGGAGGGCGAATAA
- a CDS encoding IS30-like element ISLpl1 family transposase: protein MSSITYSERIKIETFCELGLSNIQMGVRLNRSPSTISYELSRCQPYQAELAQTDAEYKRSRCGRKTKLSDELKQKILNHLRLSWSPGMIAHEFKLATKSIYNWLNQGRICFSLNDLPEHGVRQRRNVDQRSKYNQSLGRSIEQRPMMINQRNRIGDFELDTVVGPRGHSKAVLLTLIDRKSRFLWAYRLKDRTTATVNEALTKFLTTFNGPVHSFTVDRGTEFSGLVSLESQYGIKTYYCHAYTPAERGSNERFNRNLRYFYPKGTRFEHISAQDLTTTLLQINQRPLKILDWQTPYQVMLTNLSKNSD from the coding sequence TTGTCTAGTATAACCTATTCCGAACGAATTAAAATCGAAACCTTTTGTGAACTAGGGCTGTCCAATATCCAAATGGGCGTTCGGCTGAACCGATCACCGTCAACAATTTCTTATGAATTATCTCGATGTCAACCTTATCAGGCTGAATTAGCACAAACAGATGCCGAATACAAGCGATCACGATGTGGTCGGAAAACTAAGCTGAGCGATGAGTTAAAGCAAAAAATTCTCAACCATTTACGTCTAAGCTGGTCACCAGGAATGATTGCTCACGAATTTAAACTAGCTACTAAATCTATTTATAATTGGCTAAATCAGGGGAGAATTTGTTTCTCCTTGAATGATCTACCTGAACATGGCGTACGCCAACGGCGTAACGTTGACCAACGATCCAAATATAATCAATCTTTGGGGCGATCAATTGAACAGCGTCCCATGATGATTAATCAACGTAATCGCATCGGCGATTTTGAACTAGATACAGTCGTTGGTCCTCGTGGGCATAGTAAGGCAGTTTTATTAACTTTAATCGATCGCAAATCACGGTTCCTTTGGGCATACCGGTTAAAAGATCGGACGACAGCGACTGTTAATGAAGCACTAACTAAGTTCCTAACCACTTTTAATGGTCCGGTGCACAGCTTTACTGTGGACCGTGGCACTGAGTTTAGTGGGCTAGTATCACTTGAATCACAATATGGTATTAAGACCTATTACTGCCATGCTTATACGCCAGCTGAACGTGGTAGTAATGAACGCTTTAATCGGAATTTACGTTATTTTTATCCTAAAGGGACTCGTTTTGAGCACATTAGTGCTCAAGATTTAACGACGACGTTACTCCAAATTAACCAGCGACCGCTTAAAATACTCGACTGGCAAACACCGTATCAGGTTATGCTGACAAATTTGTCCAAAAATTCGGATTAA
- a CDS encoding APC family permease, with the protein MQQLKRIFIGKPLKSSDEGNQKLGRFKALAMLSSDALSSVAYGTEEIVVVLTTLSAAAIWYSIPIAAFVLVLLISLTLSYRQVIHAYPGGGGAYVVSSENLGKNAGLVAGGSLLVDYMLTVAVSISAGAEAITSAIPAMYGHQVGISFVIVIILMAMNLRGMRESASFLMVPVYLFVLMMTLMIIVGCYKIFTGAIPFHATATVGAVVPGISMALIFRAFSSGSSSLTGVEAISNAVPFFKKPRATNAAETLAIMAAILGFFFAGITFLNYWYGIVPMEKVTVLSQVAQHTFGKGFFFYIVQFATAFILAVAANTGFSAFPVLAYNLAKDKYMPHMYMDRGDRLGYSNGIITLAIGSMALIFIFNGDTSRLIPLYAVGVFIPFTLSQSGMLRKWWVERPKNWFGKSIANFVGALISFAILIILFVYRLPDIWPFFIIMPIMIWIFYKIHDHYKKVARQLRVSANEAVLHDYDGSTVIVLVSNVTQVTRGALDYAQSIGDYVIAMHVSTDENPEKEREIQAEFKADFPNVRFVDVHSSYRSIQKPIVRFVDIVSKNAQKRNFTTTVLVPQFVPRKPWQNILHNQSSLRLRTAFASRENIIISTYSYHLKH; encoded by the coding sequence ATGCAACAACTAAAACGGATTTTCATCGGGAAACCATTAAAGTCTTCCGATGAAGGTAACCAGAAATTAGGGCGCTTCAAGGCCTTGGCAATGTTGTCTTCTGATGCTTTGTCATCAGTTGCATACGGAACCGAAGAAATCGTTGTTGTTTTAACAACGCTTTCTGCAGCAGCAATTTGGTATTCAATTCCAATTGCAGCGTTCGTATTGGTGTTATTGATTTCTTTAACCCTTTCTTATCGGCAAGTTATCCACGCCTATCCAGGTGGTGGTGGCGCCTATGTCGTTTCAAGTGAAAACTTGGGTAAGAATGCGGGTTTAGTCGCAGGTGGTTCACTGCTTGTGGATTACATGTTAACAGTTGCGGTTAGTATTTCGGCTGGTGCTGAGGCGATTACCTCGGCAATTCCGGCAATGTACGGGCACCAGGTAGGGATTTCCTTTGTCATCGTGATTATTTTAATGGCGATGAATCTCCGTGGGATGCGCGAATCAGCGTCGTTCTTAATGGTGCCAGTTTACTTATTCGTCTTGATGATGACCTTGATGATTATCGTCGGATGTTACAAAATTTTCACAGGTGCGATTCCATTCCACGCAACAGCAACAGTTGGGGCCGTTGTACCAGGGATTTCAATGGCATTGATCTTTAGAGCTTTCTCATCTGGTTCATCTTCATTAACCGGGGTTGAAGCAATCAGTAATGCGGTACCGTTCTTCAAGAAACCACGGGCCACAAATGCTGCTGAAACATTGGCAATCATGGCCGCTATCTTAGGGTTCTTCTTTGCCGGCATCACATTCTTGAACTACTGGTACGGCATTGTGCCAATGGAAAAAGTAACGGTCTTATCACAAGTTGCACAACATACTTTTGGTAAAGGGTTCTTCTTCTATATCGTTCAATTCGCAACGGCCTTCATTTTAGCTGTTGCCGCTAATACTGGTTTCTCAGCATTCCCAGTGTTGGCTTATAACTTAGCAAAAGATAAATATATGCCACATATGTATATGGATCGTGGCGATCGTTTGGGTTACTCAAACGGGATTATCACATTGGCAATCGGTTCAATGGCGTTGATCTTCATCTTTAACGGTGACACATCACGTTTGATTCCGTTATACGCCGTTGGGGTGTTCATTCCATTTACGCTTTCTCAATCAGGGATGTTGCGTAAGTGGTGGGTTGAACGGCCTAAGAATTGGTTTGGCAAATCAATCGCTAACTTTGTTGGTGCCTTGATTTCATTTGCCATTTTAATTATCTTATTCGTTTATCGTTTACCTGATATCTGGCCATTCTTCATCATCATGCCAATTATGATCTGGATTTTCTATAAGATTCATGATCACTATAAGAAGGTTGCACGTCAATTACGAGTAAGTGCCAACGAAGCTGTCTTACATGATTATGATGGCTCAACCGTTATTGTCTTGGTCAGCAACGTGACTCAAGTTACCCGCGGGGCGCTTGATTACGCACAATCAATCGGTGATTACGTCATTGCAATGCACGTGTCGACAGATGAAAATCCGGAAAAAGAACGTGAAATTCAAGCTGAATTTAAGGCTGATTTCCCGAACGTCCGCTTTGTCGATGTGCATTCATCATACCGTTCAATTCAAAAACCAATTGTTCGTTTTGTGGATATTGTTAGCAAGAATGCCCAAAAACGAAACTTCACGACAACGGTCTTGGTACCACAATTTGTGCCAAGAAAACCATGGCAAAATATTTTGCATAACCAATCAAGTTTACGCTTAAGAACAGCTTTTGCCAGCCGTGAAAACATCATTATCTCAACATACAGTTACCACTTGAAACATTAG
- the groL gene encoding chaperonin GroEL (60 kDa chaperone family; promotes refolding of misfolded polypeptides especially under stressful conditions; forms two stacked rings of heptamers to form a barrel-shaped 14mer; ends can be capped by GroES; misfolded proteins enter the barrel where they are refolded when GroES binds) has product MAKELKFSEDARSKMLAGVDQLANTVKTTLGPKGRNVVLEKAYGSPEITNDGVTIAKAIELEDHFENMGAKLVSEVASKTNDIAGDGTTTATVLAQAIIREGMKNVTAGANPVGIRRGIELATKEAVKKLHEISHKVESKDAIAQVAAVSSANEETGRLIADAMEKVGNDGVITVEESKGIDTELSVVEGMQFDRGYLSQYMVTDNDKMEADLDNPYILITDKKISNIQDVLPLLQSIVQEGKALLIIADDVDGEALPTLVLNKIRGTFNVVAVKAPGFGDRRKEQLEDIATLTGATVITSDLGLELKETTIDQLGTAGKVTVTKDDTTIVEGAGSKSAIAERVENIKKQIAETTSDFDREKLQERLAKLAGGVAVIKVGAATETELKEQKYRIEDALNATRAAVEEGYVAGGGTALIDVIESVATLEEEGDVQTGINIVLRALEEPVRQIATNAGLEGSVIVEKVKSQPVEVGYNAANGNWENMIEAGILDPTKVTRSALQNAASVAALMLTTEAVVADKPEDNPAPAAGMDPSAMGGMM; this is encoded by the coding sequence ATGGCAAAAGAACTTAAATTTTCAGAAGACGCACGTTCAAAAATGTTAGCAGGTGTTGATCAATTAGCTAACACTGTTAAGACAACATTAGGACCAAAAGGCCGCAACGTTGTTTTGGAAAAAGCTTACGGTTCACCAGAAATCACTAACGATGGTGTGACAATCGCTAAAGCAATCGAATTAGAAGATCATTTTGAAAATATGGGTGCCAAATTAGTTTCTGAAGTTGCTTCAAAAACGAACGACATCGCCGGTGACGGTACAACAACCGCTACTGTTTTAGCCCAAGCAATTATTCGCGAAGGGATGAAGAATGTGACAGCCGGTGCTAACCCAGTTGGTATCCGTCGTGGGATTGAATTAGCGACTAAAGAAGCTGTTAAGAAGTTACACGAAATTTCACACAAAGTTGAAAGCAAAGATGCGATTGCCCAAGTTGCTGCTGTTTCATCAGCTAACGAAGAAACTGGTCGTTTAATTGCTGATGCCATGGAAAAAGTGGGTAACGACGGTGTCATCACAGTTGAAGAATCAAAAGGGATTGATACTGAATTAAGCGTTGTTGAAGGGATGCAATTTGATCGTGGTTACTTGTCACAATACATGGTGACTGACAACGACAAGATGGAAGCTGACTTAGACAACCCATACATTTTGATTACAGATAAGAAGATTTCAAATATTCAAGATGTTTTACCACTTCTACAATCAATCGTGCAAGAAGGTAAAGCCTTATTAATCATTGCCGATGATGTTGATGGCGAAGCATTACCAACACTTGTCTTGAACAAGATTCGTGGGACATTCAACGTGGTTGCTGTTAAGGCCCCTGGTTTTGGCGATCGTCGTAAGGAACAATTAGAAGACATTGCGACATTAACAGGTGCCACAGTGATTACAAGTGACCTTGGTCTAGAATTGAAAGAAACAACAATCGATCAATTAGGGACAGCTGGTAAGGTAACTGTTACAAAAGACGATACAACAATCGTTGAAGGTGCTGGTAGCAAATCAGCTATCGCAGAACGTGTTGAAAACATCAAGAAACAAATTGCTGAAACAACATCAGACTTTGACCGTGAAAAATTACAAGAACGCTTAGCTAAATTAGCTGGTGGTGTTGCAGTGATCAAGGTTGGTGCTGCCACAGAAACAGAATTGAAAGAACAAAAATATCGGATTGAAGATGCCTTAAATGCAACGCGTGCAGCTGTTGAAGAAGGCTACGTTGCCGGTGGTGGGACAGCATTAATCGATGTCATCGAAAGTGTTGCCACTCTTGAAGAAGAAGGCGACGTTCAAACAGGGATTAACATTGTGCTTCGTGCATTAGAAGAACCTGTTCGTCAAATCGCAACAAACGCTGGTCTTGAAGGCTCAGTCATTGTTGAAAAAGTAAAATCACAACCTGTTGAAGTTGGCTACAATGCAGCAAACGGCAACTGGGAAAATATGATTGAAGCGGGTATCTTAGATCCAACTAAGGTAACACGCTCAGCATTACAAAACGCAGCTAGTGTTGCTGCTCTAATGTTAACAACTGAAGCAGTGGTTGCTGACAAACCAGAAGACAACCCAGCACCAGCAGCAGGCATGGACCCATCAGCAATGGGTGGCATGATGTAA
- the groES gene encoding co-chaperone GroES, producing the protein MLKPLEDRVVIAVKDEAEQTVGGIVIASNAKQKPQTGKVVAVGAGAMTSDGQRIPLDVKENDEVIYDKYAGSEVEYEGQQYLVLHAKDIIAIIE; encoded by the coding sequence GTGTTAAAACCATTAGAAGATCGCGTAGTGATCGCCGTTAAAGACGAAGCAGAACAAACAGTAGGTGGCATTGTCATTGCAAGTAACGCCAAACAAAAACCACAAACTGGTAAAGTCGTTGCCGTTGGTGCCGGCGCAATGACCAGTGACGGTCAGCGAATCCCACTTGATGTCAAAGAAAATGATGAAGTCATTTACGATAAATATGCTGGTTCAGAAGTTGAATACGAAGGCCAACAATATTTGGTATTACACGCAAAAGACATTATCGCCATTATTGAATAA
- a CDS encoding CPBP family intramembrane glutamic endopeptidase, producing MTQSQQNFRLIISYLIILLIPSALVRFFGLSDQFYLFTTITDSLGALLLLYFNYRGPKNSLEKHPLPLKKAIIWGISGILLALIVQIIAGSIDHLLFKNSTQSLNTLTLMTALKAQPWLIIILTIAAPTMEELVFRKAIFGGLSGRLNSVLAALISSLLFAVIHQDSHLIIYAAIGLFLCWLYRKTGSIYTTIISHAGMNLVVTLFYLSH from the coding sequence ATGACTCAAAGCCAACAAAATTTTAGGCTGATTATCAGCTATCTCATCATTTTATTAATCCCGAGTGCCCTCGTCCGCTTTTTTGGCCTGTCGGATCAATTCTATTTATTCACCACAATCACGGACAGCCTCGGCGCACTTTTATTACTCTATTTTAATTATCGGGGTCCCAAAAATAGTCTTGAGAAACACCCCTTGCCGCTTAAGAAAGCCATCATCTGGGGCATTAGTGGTATTTTACTCGCGTTAATCGTCCAAATTATCGCTGGTTCAATTGATCATCTACTCTTTAAAAATAGTACGCAATCACTCAATACGCTCACTCTCATGACGGCCCTCAAAGCCCAACCGTGGTTGATCATTATTCTAACAATTGCTGCGCCAACAATGGAAGAACTCGTTTTTCGAAAGGCGATTTTTGGCGGTCTTAGCGGCCGCTTAAATTCGGTATTAGCCGCACTCATCTCTAGTTTATTATTTGCCGTGATTCATCAAGACAGTCATCTAATTATCTACGCGGCAATCGGCCTTTTCCTTTGTTGGCTGTATCGCAAAACGGGTTCCATTTATACAACGATTATCAGTCATGCGGGAATGAATCTCGTCGTGACGCTCTTTTATCTCAGTCATTAA
- a CDS encoding redox-sensing transcriptional repressor Rex — MAENKIPRATAKRLPLYYRYLNFLNNSGKTKISSTELSEAVKVDSATIRRDFSYFGALGKRGYGYDVESLLSFFKKTLNQDRLTNVALIGIGNLGHALLNYNFRQTNNIRISAAFDVKPELIGTIQTGVPVYSMDEMVEQLKLQQIEIVILTVPIEVAQKVTDQLVDAGIKGIMNFTPIRISVPNTIRIQNVDLAKELQTLIYFLDNYNTEEASK, encoded by the coding sequence ATGGCTGAAAATAAAATTCCAAGAGCCACAGCGAAGCGTTTACCTTTATATTATCGTTATCTAAACTTTTTAAACAATTCGGGTAAGACCAAGATTTCGTCAACTGAACTATCTGAAGCTGTTAAAGTCGATAGTGCGACAATTCGCCGTGATTTTTCATATTTCGGTGCGCTCGGTAAACGGGGTTATGGCTATGATGTTGAGTCTCTCTTGAGTTTCTTCAAGAAGACGTTGAATCAAGATCGCTTAACGAATGTTGCTTTGATCGGTATCGGTAATTTAGGACATGCTTTGTTAAATTACAACTTTAGACAAACGAATAATATTCGGATTAGCGCTGCTTTTGATGTTAAACCTGAATTAATTGGCACGATCCAAACAGGTGTGCCGGTTTACTCAATGGACGAAATGGTTGAACAATTGAAGTTACAACAAATTGAAATCGTCATCTTGACGGTCCCAATCGAAGTTGCTCAAAAAGTAACGGATCAACTAGTTGATGCAGGGATTAAGGGCATCATGAACTTTACCCCAATTCGAATTTCTGTACCGAATACGATTCGGATTCAAAATGTTGATTTAGCGAAAGAGTTACAAACGTTAATTTATTTCCTTGATAATTATAATACAGAAGAAGCGTCAAAATAA
- a CDS encoding ABC-F family ATP-binding cassette domain-containing protein: MILLQVQQVARHFGGDYLFKNAQLEVQDHARVALVGPNGAGKSTLLKMIAGITTPDDGQIILGKNVQVGYLAQDSGLSSERNIYDEMLTIFEGLRQMEAQMHTLEQAIADPDANRSDEDYQALLKQYDQIQHDFSEANGYGYEAEIRGVLHGFQFPEETFTKPISTLSGGERSRLALAKLLLEKKDVLILDEPTNHLDIQTLTWLENYLQTYPGALLTVSHDRYFLDKITKEVYDMSRHTLTHYTGNYSHFLTQKSANLSLEWKAYEKQQAEIEKLQTFVDKNLVRASTTKQAQSRRRQLEKMDKLERPTNDASKIHFHFDIDQPSGNEVLQVVDAAVGYSADKVMVEPINFEVNKQERLAIIGPNGIGKSTLLKSILHQIPFLKGHERVGSNVSIGYYDQEQRNLHANKTVLNELWDEHRTTPEKEIRTLLGSFLFTGDDVLKVVSQLSGGEKARLLLTKLAMNHDNFLIMDEPTNHLDIDSKEVLEQALREFDGTVLFISHDRYFINQVATGIIELSTTTGSKRYLGDYDYYLAKKAEEEAFAQAAEVPVEVSDQPVTAQDNYKASKETQRAQRKLEREVTALEEQMATLEEQATAIQEKMTQADIITKPLVLQELQQDLEKVQADLAQTEADWEEQAMALEEFTN; encoded by the coding sequence GTGATATTATTACAGGTTCAACAAGTCGCCCGTCACTTTGGCGGTGACTACTTATTTAAAAATGCACAATTGGAAGTGCAAGATCACGCCCGCGTCGCCTTAGTTGGCCCTAACGGTGCTGGTAAATCAACACTTTTGAAGATGATTGCTGGCATTACGACGCCCGATGATGGTCAAATTATTCTGGGTAAAAATGTCCAAGTTGGCTACTTAGCCCAAGATAGCGGTCTTAGTTCTGAACGGAACATCTATGACGAAATGCTAACGATTTTCGAAGGCCTTCGCCAAATGGAAGCTCAGATGCATACGTTGGAACAAGCAATTGCCGATCCAGATGCTAATCGTTCAGATGAGGACTACCAAGCCCTCTTAAAACAATACGATCAGATTCAACACGACTTTTCTGAAGCAAACGGGTATGGTTACGAAGCCGAAATTCGTGGTGTATTGCACGGTTTCCAATTCCCAGAAGAAACTTTCACCAAACCAATCAGCACGCTATCTGGTGGCGAACGGTCCCGCTTAGCACTTGCTAAGCTATTACTTGAGAAAAAAGACGTCTTAATCTTGGATGAACCAACTAACCATTTGGACATTCAAACCTTAACATGGCTTGAAAATTATCTTCAAACCTATCCCGGTGCACTTTTAACCGTTTCTCATGACCGTTACTTCTTAGACAAGATTACTAAAGAAGTTTACGATATGAGTCGCCACACATTAACGCACTACACCGGCAATTACAGTCACTTCTTGACGCAAAAATCAGCCAACCTATCACTCGAATGGAAGGCTTATGAGAAACAACAAGCCGAAATCGAGAAACTCCAAACATTCGTCGACAAAAACTTAGTTCGAGCCAGCACGACTAAGCAAGCCCAAAGCCGCCGTCGTCAACTTGAAAAGATGGATAAGTTAGAACGCCCAACCAACGACGCCTCTAAAATCCACTTCCATTTTGATATCGATCAACCAAGTGGTAACGAAGTCTTGCAAGTCGTTGACGCGGCTGTTGGTTACTCAGCCGACAAAGTAATGGTCGAACCGATTAACTTTGAGGTCAACAAGCAAGAACGCTTAGCGATTATCGGACCTAATGGGATTGGTAAATCAACACTTTTAAAGAGTATCCTTCATCAAATTCCATTCTTAAAAGGTCACGAACGTGTTGGTAGCAATGTTTCTATCGGTTATTATGACCAAGAACAACGCAACCTCCACGCTAACAAAACGGTTCTTAATGAATTATGGGATGAACATCGCACCACCCCTGAAAAAGAAATCCGCACACTTTTGGGCAGCTTCTTATTCACCGGCGACGATGTTTTGAAAGTCGTTTCACAATTAAGTGGTGGCGAAAAAGCACGACTGTTACTAACTAAACTAGCCATGAACCATGATAATTTTTTGATCATGGATGAACCAACTAACCATTTAGACATCGATAGTAAGGAAGTTTTAGAACAAGCCTTACGCGAATTCGACGGCACCGTCCTCTTCATCTCCCATGACCGATATTTCATCAACCAAGTGGCAACCGGCATCATTGAACTGTCAACCACCACCGGCAGCAAGCGCTACTTAGGCGATTACGACTACTATCTCGCTAAAAAGGCTGAGGAAGAAGCCTTCGCACAAGCCGCTGAAGTGCCAGTTGAAGTCAGTGACCAACCTGTTACTGCTCAAGATAATTATAAAGCCAGCAAGGAAACACAACGGGCTCAACGGAAGTTAGAACGAGAAGTCACTGCTTTAGAAGAACAAATGGCAACACTCGAAGAACAAGCAACTGCCATTCAAGAAAAAATGACGCAAGCCGATATCATCACTAAACCATTGGTCTTGCAGGAATTACAACAAGATTTAGAAAAAGTGCAAGCAGACCTTGCTCAAACAGAAGCTGATTGGGAAGAACAAGCGATGGCACTAGAAGAATTTACTAATTAA
- a CDS encoding YccF domain-containing protein: MSLLGTIIWWIFGGLVSAVGWFLAGLVWCVTIVGIPVGLQCFKIGGLTLMPFNARVVSSGGAGSFLLNIVWFIFGGFILWANHIFWGLLLTITIVGIPFAHQHFKLASLSLSPFGKQIVG; the protein is encoded by the coding sequence ATGAGTCTTTTAGGCACAATTATTTGGTGGATTTTCGGTGGCTTAGTGAGCGCAGTTGGTTGGTTTTTAGCCGGCTTAGTGTGGTGTGTCACAATCGTGGGGATTCCAGTTGGCTTACAATGTTTTAAAATTGGTGGTTTGACGTTAATGCCGTTTAACGCACGAGTTGTTTCGAGCGGTGGTGCAGGCTCCTTTTTATTAAATATTGTCTGGTTTATCTTTGGGGGCTTTATTTTATGGGCCAACCATATTTTCTGGGGCTTGTTATTAACAATTACAATTGTCGGCATCCCATTTGCCCATCAACATTTTAAATTAGCAAGTTTATCATTGAGTCCGTTTGGCAAACAAATTGTTGGCTAA